Proteins from a single region of Corylus avellana chromosome ca11, CavTom2PMs-1.0:
- the LOC132166487 gene encoding G-type lectin S-receptor-like serine/threonine-protein kinase LECRK2 — protein sequence MENGTIIHRATLDADGIFRLYLHHFENDNRSSLLMEWSSLANQCEVSGFCGLNSYCSGVGNNGQCNCFPGFDFVNTSNKFLGCYRNFDDNGCRHSKDPATLNSSTVSLKNMWWNDYPYSVLQMKEEDCSISCLEDCNCAAVLYTGDGCAKYQLPIRYSRVSKNISATAFIKVIRETIKTPQKPVDQKVLTESKRGLILILAITLGSISCLCFIFAIFTLVRYRHQVYRYKILSDNANLGLIEEFTLRSFSYNELEKATDGFKEELGKGSFGVVYKGTISGGNKTIAVKRLETFVEEGQREFRAEITAIARTHHRNLVRLLGFCMEGSRKLLVYEYMSNGSLADLLFKAKMRPIWKDRVRIARDVARGILYLHDECEVHIIHCNIKPQNILMDDTWTAKISDFGLAKLLLPNQSRTTVEAERTAGYFYLAPEWKKNATISVKADTYSFGIVLLEIVCCRSIIKVNVPTTDEIILSSWVYDCFMAGELDKLVEDENVDFMTLERMVKVGLWCIQEDPALRPLMKNVMLMLEGTMDVPIPPSPVGSLVVS from the coding sequence ATGGAAAATGGAACTATTATCCACCGCGCAACACTTGATGCGGATGGGATCTTTAGATTGTATTTACACCACTTTGAGAACGATAATAGATCAAGTTTGTTGATGGAATGGTCGTCGTTGGCTAACCAGTGTGAAGTCAGCGGTTTCTGTGGATTGAACAGTTACTGCTCAGGCGTCGGCAACAATGGTCAATGCAACTGTTTTCCTGGATTTGATTTCGTCAACACCAGCAATAAGTTCCTCGGCTGCTACAGGAACTTCGATGACAATGGTTGCAGACACAGTAAAGATCCAGCCACGCTGAACAGCAGTACCGTTTCCTTAAAGAACATGTGGTGGAATGATTATCCTTACTCAGTGCTACAAATGAAGGAGGAAGATTGCAGCATATCTTGCTTGGAAGATTGCAATTGTGCGGCCGTATTATACACGGGTGATGGTTGCGCCAAATATCAACTTCCAATTAGATATAGTAGAGTAAGTAAAAACATATCAGCTACGGCTTTCATCAAGGTGATTAGGGAAACTATCAAAACACCTCAAAAACCCGTCGACCAAAAAGTCTTGACCGAAAGCAAAAGAGGTCTGATTTTGATTCTTGCCATAACCTTGGGTTCCATTTCATGCCTTTGTTTCATTTTTGCCATCTTTACTCTGGTCAGATACAGACATCAAGTTTACAGGTATAAAATTCTCTCTGACAATGCAAATTTGGGATTGATTGAAGAGTTTACTTTGAGATCATTTTCTTACAATGAGCTTGAGAAAGCAACAGATGGCTTTAAGGAAGAGTTAGGTAAGGGTTCTTTTGGAGTTGTTTACAAAGGAACTATATCTGGAGGTAACAAAACTATTGCCGTTAAAAGACTAGAGACATTCGTGGAAGAAGGGCAAAGGGAATTTCGAGCTGAAATTACAGCAATTGCAAGAACTCATCACAGAAACTTGGTTCGATTGCTTGGATTTTGTATGGAGGGCTCTAGGAAGCTTCTTGTTTATGAATACATGAGCAATGGCTCACTTGCGGATCTTCTCTTCAAGGCTAAGATGCGCCCCATTTGGAAAGATAGAGTAAGAATTGCACGGGATGTGGCTAGAGGGATTCTCTATCTGCATGATGAGTGTGAAGTCCATATCATCCACTGCAACATAAAGCCTCAAAACATACTTATGGATGATACATGGACAGCAAAGATCTCTGATTTTGGGTTGGCAAAGCTATTACTTCCAAATCAATCAAGAACAACTGTGGAGGCCGAACGGACAGCTGGGTACTTCTACTTGGCACCTGAGTGGAAAAAGAACGCCACGATATCAGTAAAAGCAGATACATACAGTTTTGGTATTGTGCTTTTGGAGATTGTATGCTGTAGAAGCATTATAAAAGTAAATGTTCCAACGACAGATGAGATAATTCTTTCTAGTTGGGTTTATGATTGCTTTATGGCTGGAGAGCTAGACAAGCTTGTTGAAGATGAAAACGTGGACTTCATGACTCTGGAAAGAATGGTGAAAGTGGGGTTATGGTGCATTCAAGAAGATCCAGCTTTACGTCCTTTAATGAAAAATGTAATGTTGATGTTGGAAGGGACAATGGATGTTCCAATCCCTCCTTCTCCAGTTGGTTCCCTTGTTGTTTCATGA